One genomic region from Phocoena sinus isolate mPhoSin1 chromosome 3, mPhoSin1.pri, whole genome shotgun sequence encodes:
- the LOC116751237 gene encoding guanylate kinase isoform X7: MSGPRPVVLSGPSGAGKSTLLKRLLQEHSSIFGFSVSHTTRDPRPGEENGKDYYFVTREVMQRDIAAGDFIEHAEFSGNLYGTSKAAVRAVQAMNRICVLDVDLQGVRNIKKTDLRPVYIFVQPPSLDVLEQRLRQRNTETEESLAKRLAAARADMESSEEPGLFDLIIVNDCLDKAYWALKEALSEEIKKAQATGHS, encoded by the exons ATGTCAGGACCAAGGCCCGTTGTCCTGAGCGGACCCTCAGGGGCTGGGAAGAGCACCCTACTGAAGAGACTCCTGCAGGAACACAGCAGCATCTTCGGCTTCAGCGTGTCCC ACACCACAAGGGACCCGAGGCCAGGAGAGGAGAACGGCAAAG ATTACTACTTTGTGACCAGGGAGGTGATGCAGCGGGACATTGCCGCCGGAGACTTCATCGAGCATGCCGAGTTCTCAGGGAACTTGTATGGGACCAG CAAAGCAGCTGTGCGGGCCGTGCAGGCCATGAACCGCATCTGCGTGCTGGATGTGGACCTGCAGGGCGTGCGCAACATCAAGAAGACCGACCTGCGGCCCGTCTACATCTTTGTGCAGCCACCCTCACTGGATGTCCTg GAGCAGCGGCTGCGGCAGCGGAACACAGAGACGGAGGAGAGCCTGGCTAAGCGTCTGGCTGCTGCCCGGGCTGACATGGAGAGCA GCGAGGAGCCCGGCCTGTTTGACCTGATCATCGTCAACGACTGTCTGGACAAGGCCTACTGGGCCCTGAAGGAGGCGCTCTCCgag GAAATAAAGAAGGCTCAAGCAACTGGTCACTCCTGA
- the LOC116751237 gene encoding guanylate kinase isoform X4, producing the protein MLRRPLAGLAAAALSRAPSDGMSGPRPVVLSGPSGAGKSTLLKRLLQEHSSIFGFSVSHTTRDPRPGEENGKDYYFVTREVMQRDIAAGDFIEHAEFSGNLYGTSKAAVRAVQAMNRICVLDVDLQGVRNIKKTDLRPVYIFVQPPSLDVLEQRLRQRNTETEESLAKRLAAARADMESSEEPGLFDLIIVNDCLDKAYWALKEALSEEIKKAQATGHS; encoded by the exons GGATGTCAGGACCAAGGCCCGTTGTCCTGAGCGGACCCTCAGGGGCTGGGAAGAGCACCCTACTGAAGAGACTCCTGCAGGAACACAGCAGCATCTTCGGCTTCAGCGTGTCCC ACACCACAAGGGACCCGAGGCCAGGAGAGGAGAACGGCAAAG ATTACTACTTTGTGACCAGGGAGGTGATGCAGCGGGACATTGCCGCCGGAGACTTCATCGAGCATGCCGAGTTCTCAGGGAACTTGTATGGGACCAG CAAAGCAGCTGTGCGGGCCGTGCAGGCCATGAACCGCATCTGCGTGCTGGATGTGGACCTGCAGGGCGTGCGCAACATCAAGAAGACCGACCTGCGGCCCGTCTACATCTTTGTGCAGCCACCCTCACTGGATGTCCTg GAGCAGCGGCTGCGGCAGCGGAACACAGAGACGGAGGAGAGCCTGGCTAAGCGTCTGGCTGCTGCCCGGGCTGACATGGAGAGCA GCGAGGAGCCCGGCCTGTTTGACCTGATCATCGTCAACGACTGTCTGGACAAGGCCTACTGGGCCCTGAAGGAGGCGCTCTCCgag GAAATAAAGAAGGCTCAAGCAACTGGTCACTCCTGA
- the LOC116751237 gene encoding guanylate kinase isoform X5: MLRRPLAGLAAAALSRAPSDGMSGPRPVVLSGPSGAGKSTLLKRLLQEHSSIFGFSVSHTTRDPRPGEENGKDYYFVTREVMQRDIAAGDFIEHAEFSGNLYGTSKAAVRAVQAMNRICVLDVDLQGVRNIKKTDLRPVYIFVQPPSLDVLVGAEGGGRGGNPGGSDLLTFILRLRSSGCGSGTQRRRRAWLSVWLLPGLTWRAEIKKAQATGHS; encoded by the exons GGATGTCAGGACCAAGGCCCGTTGTCCTGAGCGGACCCTCAGGGGCTGGGAAGAGCACCCTACTGAAGAGACTCCTGCAGGAACACAGCAGCATCTTCGGCTTCAGCGTGTCCC ACACCACAAGGGACCCGAGGCCAGGAGAGGAGAACGGCAAAG ATTACTACTTTGTGACCAGGGAGGTGATGCAGCGGGACATTGCCGCCGGAGACTTCATCGAGCATGCCGAGTTCTCAGGGAACTTGTATGGGACCAG CAAAGCAGCTGTGCGGGCCGTGCAGGCCATGAACCGCATCTGCGTGCTGGATGTGGACCTGCAGGGCGTGCGCAACATCAAGAAGACCGACCTGCGGCCCGTCTACATCTTTGTGCAGCCACCCTCACTGGATGTCCTggtgggggctgagggaggagggcggggggGCAACCCTGGAGGCTCTGACCTTCTGACTTTCATACTTCGTCTCAGGAGCAGCGGCTGCGGCAGCGGAACACAGAGACGGAGGAGAGCCTGGCTAAGCGTCTGGCTGCTGCCCGGGCTGACATGGAGAGCA GAAATAAAGAAGGCTCAAGCAACTGGTCACTCCTGA
- the LOC116751237 gene encoding guanylate kinase isoform X3 produces MPLWTLQDAWGQRGEQPDTPLQGMSGPRPVVLSGPSGAGKSTLLKRLLQEHSSIFGFSVSHTTRDPRPGEENGKDYYFVTREVMQRDIAAGDFIEHAEFSGNLYGTSKAAVRAVQAMNRICVLDVDLQGVRNIKKTDLRPVYIFVQPPSLDVLEQRLRQRNTETEESLAKRLAAARADMESSEEPGLFDLIIVNDCLDKAYWALKEALSEEIKKAQATGHS; encoded by the exons GGATGTCAGGACCAAGGCCCGTTGTCCTGAGCGGACCCTCAGGGGCTGGGAAGAGCACCCTACTGAAGAGACTCCTGCAGGAACACAGCAGCATCTTCGGCTTCAGCGTGTCCC ACACCACAAGGGACCCGAGGCCAGGAGAGGAGAACGGCAAAG ATTACTACTTTGTGACCAGGGAGGTGATGCAGCGGGACATTGCCGCCGGAGACTTCATCGAGCATGCCGAGTTCTCAGGGAACTTGTATGGGACCAG CAAAGCAGCTGTGCGGGCCGTGCAGGCCATGAACCGCATCTGCGTGCTGGATGTGGACCTGCAGGGCGTGCGCAACATCAAGAAGACCGACCTGCGGCCCGTCTACATCTTTGTGCAGCCACCCTCACTGGATGTCCTg GAGCAGCGGCTGCGGCAGCGGAACACAGAGACGGAGGAGAGCCTGGCTAAGCGTCTGGCTGCTGCCCGGGCTGACATGGAGAGCA GCGAGGAGCCCGGCCTGTTTGACCTGATCATCGTCAACGACTGTCTGGACAAGGCCTACTGGGCCCTGAAGGAGGCGCTCTCCgag GAAATAAAGAAGGCTCAAGCAACTGGTCACTCCTGA
- the LOC116751237 gene encoding gap junction gamma-2 protein isoform X1, translating to MTNMSWSFLTRLLEEIHNHSTFVGKVWLTVLVVFRIVLTAVGGESIYSDEQTKFTCNTRQPGCDNVCYDAFAPLSHVRFWVFQIVVISTPSVMYLGYAVHRLARASQDERRRASRRRQGHLAPRAPLPLPPPPHPGWPEPADLGEEEPMLGLGEEDEDPGAAEGLGEDDEAEDAGAAKGAGGDPKATGVPGPKGQHDGRRRIQREGLMRVYVAQLVARAAFEVAFLVGQYLLYGFEVRPFFACSRQPCPHVVDCFVSRPTEKTVFLLVMYVVSCLCLVLNLCEMAHLGLGSAQDAVRSRCPLPTTPGPMPRQQPCGLPAAPSGLACPPDYSLVVRAAERARTHDQDLANLALQALQDRRSLGDLDSPPGPGLPATARGPPRAGAPASGSGSATSGGTAGGQGRPGAKPRMGSEKGSASSSREGKTTVWI from the coding sequence ATGACCAACATGAGCTGGAGCTTCCTGACGCGGCTGCTGGAAGAGATCCACAACCACTCCACGTTCGTGGGCAAGGTATGGCTCACGGTGCTGGTGGTCTTCCGCATCGTGCTCACGGCGGTGGGCGGTGAGTCCATCTACTCCGATGAGCAGACCAAGTTCACGTGCAACACGCGGCAGCCGGGCTGCGACAACGTCTGCTACGACGCCTTTGCACCCCTGTCCCACGTGCGCTTCTGGGTTTTCCAGATTGTGGTCATCTCCACGCCCTCCGTAATGTACCTGGGCTATGCTGTGCACCGCCTGGCCCGCGCCTCACAGGACGAGCGCCGCCGCGCCTCTCGCCGCCGACAAGGCCACCTCGCGCCCCGTGCACCCCTGCCGTTGCCCCCACCGCCCCACCCGGGCTGGCCCGAGCCCGCAGACCTAGGCGAAGAGGAGCCCATGCTGGGCCTGGGTGAAGAGGACGAGGATCCGGGGGCGGCTGAGGGCCTGGGCGAAGATGATGAGGCTGAGGACGCGGGTGCAGCCAAGGGCGCAGGAGGGGACCCAAAGGCGACTGGGGTCCCAGGCCCGAAAGGTCAGCATGACGGGCGGCGGCGCATCCAGCGCGAGGGGCTAATGCGTGTGTACGTTGCCCAGTTGGTGGCGCGGGCCGCCTTCGAGGTGGCCTTCCTAGTGGGCCAGTACCTGCTGTATGGTTTCGAGGTGCGGCCCTTCTTCGCGTGCAGCCGCCAGCCCTGCCCGCACGTGGTCGACTGCTTCGTGTCGAGACCCACCGAGAAGACGGTCTTCCTGCTGGTCATGTACGTGGTCAGCTGCCTCTGCCTGGTGCTCAACCTCTGTGAGATGGCGCACCTGGGCCTGGGCAGCGCGCAAGACGCTGTGCGCAGCCGCtgccccctgcccaccacccctgGCCCCATGCCTCGCCAGCAGCCCTGTGGTCTCCCCGCCGCGCCTTCGGGCCTGGCCTGCCCGCCAGACTACAGCCTGGTGGTGCGCGCGGCTGAGCGTGCACGCACCCACGATCAGGACCTGGCCAACCTGGCGCTGCAGGCACTGCAGGACCGGCGGTCACTTGGGGACCTCGACAGCCCACCAGGCCCTGGCCTTCCAGCAACCGCCCGGGGGCCCCCGAGGGCCGGCGCCCCTGCCTCCGGGTCGGGCAGTGCCACGTCGGGGGGCACTGCCGGGGGCCAGGGCCGGCCAGGGGCCAAACCCAGGATGGGCTCTGAGAAGGGCAGTGCGAGCAGCAGCAGGGAGGGTAAGACCACCGTGTGGATCTGA
- the LOC116751237 gene encoding gap junction gamma-2 protein isoform X2, with the protein MTNMSWSFLTRLLEEIHNHSTFVGKIVVISTPSVMYLGYAVHRLARASQDERRRASRRRQGHLAPRAPLPLPPPPHPGWPEPADLGEEEPMLGLGEEDEDPGAAEGLGEDDEAEDAGAAKGAGGDPKATGVPGPKGQHDGRRRIQREGLMRVYVAQLVARAAFEVAFLVGQYLLYGFEVRPFFACSRQPCPHVVDCFVSRPTEKTVFLLVMYVVSCLCLVLNLCEMAHLGLGSAQDAVRSRCPLPTTPGPMPRQQPCGLPAAPSGLACPPDYSLVVRAAERARTHDQDLANLALQALQDRRSLGDLDSPPGPGLPATARGPPRAGAPASGSGSATSGGTAGGQGRPGAKPRMGSEKGSASSSREGKTTVWI; encoded by the exons ATGACCAACATGAGCTGGAGCTTCCTGACGCGGCTGCTGGAAGAGATCCACAACCACTCCACGTTCGTGGGCAAG ATTGTGGTCATCTCCACGCCCTCCGTAATGTACCTGGGCTATGCTGTGCACCGCCTGGCCCGCGCCTCACAGGACGAGCGCCGCCGCGCCTCTCGCCGCCGACAAGGCCACCTCGCGCCCCGTGCACCCCTGCCGTTGCCCCCACCGCCCCACCCGGGCTGGCCCGAGCCCGCAGACCTAGGCGAAGAGGAGCCCATGCTGGGCCTGGGTGAAGAGGACGAGGATCCGGGGGCGGCTGAGGGCCTGGGCGAAGATGATGAGGCTGAGGACGCGGGTGCAGCCAAGGGCGCAGGAGGGGACCCAAAGGCGACTGGGGTCCCAGGCCCGAAAGGTCAGCATGACGGGCGGCGGCGCATCCAGCGCGAGGGGCTAATGCGTGTGTACGTTGCCCAGTTGGTGGCGCGGGCCGCCTTCGAGGTGGCCTTCCTAGTGGGCCAGTACCTGCTGTATGGTTTCGAGGTGCGGCCCTTCTTCGCGTGCAGCCGCCAGCCCTGCCCGCACGTGGTCGACTGCTTCGTGTCGAGACCCACCGAGAAGACGGTCTTCCTGCTGGTCATGTACGTGGTCAGCTGCCTCTGCCTGGTGCTCAACCTCTGTGAGATGGCGCACCTGGGCCTGGGCAGCGCGCAAGACGCTGTGCGCAGCCGCtgccccctgcccaccacccctgGCCCCATGCCTCGCCAGCAGCCCTGTGGTCTCCCCGCCGCGCCTTCGGGCCTGGCCTGCCCGCCAGACTACAGCCTGGTGGTGCGCGCGGCTGAGCGTGCACGCACCCACGATCAGGACCTGGCCAACCTGGCGCTGCAGGCACTGCAGGACCGGCGGTCACTTGGGGACCTCGACAGCCCACCAGGCCCTGGCCTTCCAGCAACCGCCCGGGGGCCCCCGAGGGCCGGCGCCCCTGCCTCCGGGTCGGGCAGTGCCACGTCGGGGGGCACTGCCGGGGGCCAGGGCCGGCCAGGGGCCAAACCCAGGATGGGCTCTGAGAAGGGCAGTGCGAGCAGCAGCAGGGAGGGTAAGACCACCGTGTGGATCTGA
- the LOC116751237 gene encoding guanylate kinase isoform X6, translated as MLRRPLAGLAAAALSRAPSDGMSGPRPVVLSGPSGAGKSTLLKRLLQEHSSIFGFSVSHYYFVTREVMQRDIAAGDFIEHAEFSGNLYGTSKAAVRAVQAMNRICVLDVDLQGVRNIKKTDLRPVYIFVQPPSLDVLEQRLRQRNTETEESLAKRLAAARADMESSEEPGLFDLIIVNDCLDKAYWALKEALSEEIKKAQATGHS; from the exons GGATGTCAGGACCAAGGCCCGTTGTCCTGAGCGGACCCTCAGGGGCTGGGAAGAGCACCCTACTGAAGAGACTCCTGCAGGAACACAGCAGCATCTTCGGCTTCAGCGTGTCCC ATTACTACTTTGTGACCAGGGAGGTGATGCAGCGGGACATTGCCGCCGGAGACTTCATCGAGCATGCCGAGTTCTCAGGGAACTTGTATGGGACCAG CAAAGCAGCTGTGCGGGCCGTGCAGGCCATGAACCGCATCTGCGTGCTGGATGTGGACCTGCAGGGCGTGCGCAACATCAAGAAGACCGACCTGCGGCCCGTCTACATCTTTGTGCAGCCACCCTCACTGGATGTCCTg GAGCAGCGGCTGCGGCAGCGGAACACAGAGACGGAGGAGAGCCTGGCTAAGCGTCTGGCTGCTGCCCGGGCTGACATGGAGAGCA GCGAGGAGCCCGGCCTGTTTGACCTGATCATCGTCAACGACTGTCTGGACAAGGCCTACTGGGCCCTGAAGGAGGCGCTCTCCgag GAAATAAAGAAGGCTCAAGCAACTGGTCACTCCTGA